The Christiangramia forsetii KT0803 DNA segment GTTTGATCGATTAATTTTCTGGTTATAACTAGTTGATACTTCATTTTATGTCATAAAAAAAGGCGGAATTAAAATTCCACCTTTTTTTGCCCCAAATCTACCATGAACTTAACCTACTTATGCTATGGTATATTAAAGATAATAAGAATCTATCTTCGATTTTGTTTTTTTAGATGAAGTGCCTGTAAATTAGTTAAAATACTGAAATTCAAAAAAGTGAAAAATAATTAAGGGATATTTTGCTACAAATTTGGAGTTGAGTAGAAATAAAAAAAGGCGGAATAAATTCCACCTTTTTTTGCCCCAAATCTACCATGAACTTAACCTACTTATGTTATGGTATCACTAAAGTATATAGAAATGAACAACGCACAAAGAATATTAGACCAAGTGCAGTTATATTAGTTAAAAGGTATAATTTTAATAAGCTCGTCCCTCTTTCCCTTCGAAAAAGTTCATAAATGCTCTATTTACAACCCGGTTACCTCCTGCAGTGGGATAGTTTCCGGTAAAATACCAATCACCGAGGTTTTTGGGACAGGCCAAATGTAGATTATCTACCGTTTGATAAATAACTTTTACCTCTGCATTCACATCTTCATCACATAACAATTCTGAAATTTTATCAGAAATTTCTTCATCGGTAAAAGGATCATAAATTTCCTTTACAAAATTTTGAACATCCTTATCGTCCAGGTCTACCTGTTCTTTACATTTATTGTAAACTTTTTCTACAATGTCGTATTGGTTATTATCCTTTAAAAGTTCAAGAGCCGCTCTAAAAGCTACCAGACCTTCTAATCTGGCCATGTCTATTCCGTAACAATCTGGATATCTAATTTGTGGTGCAGAAGAAACTACTACGATCTTTTTAGGTTTTAACCTATCCATCATTTTAATGATACTCTTCTTTAAAGTAGTTCCCCTAACAATACTATCGTCTATAATTACCAGATTGTCTTCTGGTTTTACCACACCATAAGTAACATCATAAACATGTGCAACCAAATCATCACGACTGCTGTCTTCAGTAATAAAAGTTCTAAGCTTTACGTCTTTGATGGCAATCTTCTCTGTCCTCAATCGGTGAGAAAGTATTTCCTGAAGTCTTGCATCGGTCAAGGTTTCCTTCTCCTCCAGGATAGCTTCATTTTTTTGCTTATTTAATTCATCCTGTGCAGCTTCCACCATTCCGTAGAAAGATGTTTCAGCTGTATTAGGGATAAAGGAAAAAACAGTTTTAAGGGTATCGTGATTTATAGATTTTAAAACGTCTGGCATTAGAAGTCTACCCAGCATTTTTCGTTCTTCATAGATCTCAGCATCACTACCTCTGGAAAAATAAATTCGTTCAAAAGAACATGCTTTTCTTTCCAGTGGTTCTAAAATTTCTTTGATAGAAACATCACCATTTTTCTTGGTGATAATGGCATTTCCGGGAGGCAGTTCATGTACATCTTTAAAATCTACATTAAAAACCGTCTGTATTACCGGTCTTTCTGAAGCTACCACCACCACTTCATCATCTTTGTAATAATATGCAGGCCTAATGCCGGCGGGATCTCTAAGTACGAATGAATCTCCATGTCCAATCAAACCGGCCATTGCATAACCACCGTCCCAATCTTTGGAGGATTTTCTGAGGATCTTGGCAACATTTAGTTTTTCTGCTATTACCGGTGATGCTGTAACCTTTGAATACCCTTGCTTTTTTAGCTTCTTATATAACTTACGAACTTCATCATCCAGAAAGTGACCAATCTTTTCCATCACGGTAACCGTATCGGCTCTTTCTTTAGGATGCTGACCAAGCTCCACAAGATTATTGAAAAGCTTATTCACATTAGTCATATTAAAATTCCCGGCCACAATAAGATTACGATGCATCCAGTTGTTCTGTCTAAGAAATGGATGTACGCTTTCTATGCTGTTTTTCCCAAAAGTCCCGTATCTCACATGGCCTAAAAAGACCTCTCCCAGGTAGGGAATATATCTTTTTTGAAGCTCTGTGTCATCCGCATATTCGGGATTGGCTTTTATTTCATCATTGATCCTTTCATTGATCTGCGCAAAAATATCCTGTATAGGTTGCGCCTGATTAGAACGAACCCTGCTTATATAGCGTTCTCCGGGTATTGTATTGAGTTTGATGCTTGCAAAACCAGCACCATCCTGCCCGCGGTTATGTTGCTTTTCCATCATCAGGTACATCTTATTTACACCATAAAATGCTGTACCATATTTTTCCTTATAATAATCAAGAGGTTTTAAAAGCCTTATATGTGCAATTCCGCATTCGTGTTTTAAAGCATCACTCATATCGTAGTTTCCTTTAGGAATAAGTTTGTTGTGTTGGTCACAAAAAAAGCCCTGAAATTACAGGGCGTTATGTTAATCTAGTTGTGTTTCAAATTGTGTTAATTTCCTGAACTTGTCCAGCCTTTTATCCACCTGCTCACCTGTTAGGGATTGCATCCTTTCTGTTCCAAATTTTTCAACGCAGAAAGAAGCGAGATTAGAACCATATATAATGGCACTTTTCATATTTTCAAAAGAAATATCTCCGGTTCTGGCAAGATATCCTATAAATCCGCCAGCGAAAGTGTCACCTGCGCCCGTTGGATCAAAAACTTCTTCTAATGGAAGCGCTGGAGCAAAGAATATCTGATCTTTATGGAAAAGTAAAGCGCCATGCTCCCCTTTTTTAATGACTACATATTTTGGGCCCATTTCTTCGATCTTTCTGGCAGCCTTCACTAATGAATATTCACCTGAAAGCTGTCTTGCTTCCTCATCATTAATAGTAATTACATCTACTTTCTCGATTACTTTCATCAAGTCTTCCAGGGCATTGTCCATCCAGAAATTCATGGTATCTAAAACTGTAAGTTTTGGATTTTCTACCTGCTCCAGAACGCTTAGCTGAACTAAAGGATGTAAATTTCCTAACATTACAAACTCTGCGTCTTTATGCGACTCCGGTACAACGGGGTTGAAATCTGCAAGCACATTAAGTTGCGTGTCCAGTGTATCTCTGGTATTAAGGTCATTATGATATTTACCACTCCAAAAGAATGTTTTACCACCTTTTACAATTTCAATACCTTCTATATCTATATTGTTCTTTTTAAGAAGATCTAAATATTCATCAGGGAAATCTTCTCCAACTACTGAGACTACAGCGCTGTTAATATCAAAATTTGAAGCGGAAAGTCCAATGTAAGTGGCTGCACCACCTAAGATTTTATCGGTTTTTCCAAAAGGAGTTTCAATAGCATCGAACGCAACGGTTCCAACAATAAGTAATTTACTCATAACGGGTTTTAAATTGACGCTGCAAATATACAGTTTGTTTTTCAAGGTATAAACCTCAAATTAGTTCAATATGTTAAGCTTTGTAACCGGTGTCTTCTAAGAGGTCTTTCCCTTTAGATGCCATCACGGCTAAAGCATCGCAACGTTCATTCTGAGGATGATCATTATGGCCTTTGATCCATTGAAATTGAACTTCATGTCTTCGGAAAACTTTTAAAAATGCTTTCCATAGATCAGTATTTTTTCGATTTACAAAATTCTTCTTTTCCCAATTAAACACCCAGCCTTTATTTACTGCATCTGCCACATATTTCGAATCTGTAAAGACTTTTGCCGGAGTCCCCGGGTTTTTGAGTTTACTGATGGCGACAATTACAGCCATTAATTCCATGCGGTTGTTTGTAGTAAGCTTAAAGCCCTGGGCATATTCCTTTTTATAGGGTTTGCCAACCCATTCCATGACCACTCCAAAACCTCCGGGACCTGGATTACCTCTTGCAGCGCCATCGGTGTATATATGAACTTTGGGAGTTTGCATTAGTTATTATCTTCTAATATTTGCTGAATTACTTCCGGGAAGTGCTTATACTCTAATTCGTGAATTTTTCCTGCGAGACTTTCAGCTGTATCATGATTTTCTATGCTAGTTGTTGCCTGAAAAATAGTATTTCCTTCATCATATTTTTCATTTACAAAATGAATGGTAATACCGCTTTCAGTTTCTTTTTCAGCAATGATCGTTTCATGTACTTTATTGCCGTACATCCCTTTTCCGCCGTATTTAGGCAATAATGCTGGATGAATATTTATTATTTTATCTGGAAATTCCTCTATGATATTTGATGGGAATAACCATAAAAATCCTGCGAGAACAATAAGATCCGGATCAATATCTTTTAAGATGTTTAGCACATCATTTGTATGGTACAGGGCTTCTTTATCAAATAAAAGCGCTTTTACATTAAGATCATGCGCACGTTTTAAAACTCCTGCAGATCTGCGGTTGGAAAGAACCGCAACAACCTCAATATTTTTGGATTTCTGGAAGTATTTTATGATATTTTCGGCATTGGTACCGGAACCGGAAGCAAAAATTACAATCTTTTTTGTGTTCGTACTTTCTTTATCACTCAAAATAAGCTTGTTAACATTTATTAGGATGTAAAATTAATTGCTTTCAATGAATTTATGTAAATTACCACCACATTTTTAGAGGAAAAATCGGTTTTAAAATAAAGTTTTTTATTTTTGCCACCTAATCAAAATTAAAAGAATAAAATTATGTCAGACATTGCATCAAGAGTAAAAGCTATCATCGTTGACAAATTGGGAGTTGACGAAAATGAAGTTGTAAACGAAGCCAGCTTCACCAACGACTTGGGTGCTGATTCACTAGACACAGTAGAATTGATCATGGAATTCGAAAAGGAATTTGACATCCAGATCCCAGACGATCAGGCAGAGAACATTGCTACTGTAGGTCAGGCAGTTTCATATATCGAAGACGCTAAAAAATAAATCAACACACCATATGGAGTTAAAGCGAGTAGTAGTTACAGGCCTTGGTGCCTTAACCCCAATTGGTAACAATTTAGAGGAATATTGGGAGGGACTTATAAACGGTAAAAGTGGTAGTGCGCCTATCACTTATTTTAATGCCGAAAAGTTCAAGACTAAATTCGCTTGCGAACTCAAAAACTTCAATCCGCTAGATCATTTTGATCGGAAGGAAGCAAGAAAGCTTGATAGGTTTGCTCAATATGCCATGGTATCGGCAGATGAAGCTATTCAGGATTCCGGGATAGACCTTAATACCGTAGACAAATATCGCGTTGGCGTAATTTGGGGAGCGGGAATAGGAGGCCTTGAGACTTTCCAGAATGAAGTTATTAATTTTGCAGAGGGCGATGGCTCTCCAAGATTCAATCCTTTCTTTATCCCGAAAATGATTGCAGATATTGCCCCTGGTAATATCTCCATCAAACACGGGTTTATGGGAGCGAATTATACTACTGTGTCGGCTTGTGCATCTTCAGCAAATGCTATGATAGATGCGCTAAACAATATTCGTTTAGGTCACAGTGATATAATCGTTTCAGGAGGATCTGAAGCAGCAGTTACTTTAGCAGGAATGGGCGGATTTAACGCAATGCATGCCCTTTCTACTAGAAATGATAGTCCTGAAACAGCGTCAAGACCTTTTGATGCTACCAGGGATGGATTTGTACTTGGTGAAGGTGGTGGTGCGCTTATATTAGAAGAGTATGAGCATGCGAAAGCCAGAGGTGCCAAGATATATGCTGAAGTAATGGGCGGAGGTTTATCCTCAGATGCTTATCATATGACTGCACCGCATCCTGAGGGTGACGGAGTAGTTGCGGTAATGAAAAATTGCCTGAAAAATGCCGGACTAAAACCGGAAGACGTAGATGCGATTAATACGCATGGAACTTCAACACCACTTGGTGATGTTGCTGAACTTAAAGCAATAACCAAGGTTTTTGGAGATCATGCTAAAAAAATCAATATCAATTCTACCAAGTCTATGACCGGGCATTTACTGGGAGCAGCTGGAGCAATTGAAGCTATTGCGGCAATTCTATCCATGAAATATGGAATTATACCTCCAACTATTAATCATGAAAATATTGACGAGAATATCGATCCTGAACTAAACCTTACGTTAAATAAGGCTCAGAAGAGAGAAGTTAATGTAGTAATGAGTAATACATTTGGGTTTGGCGGGCATAATGCCTGTGTAGTGTTTAAGAAACTTGACGAATAGACAA contains these protein-coding regions:
- a CDS encoding phosphoribosylglycinamide formyltransferase, whose protein sequence is MSDKESTNTKKIVIFASGSGTNAENIIKYFQKSKNIEVVAVLSNRRSAGVLKRAHDLNVKALLFDKEALYHTNDVLNILKDIDPDLIVLAGFLWLFPSNIIEEFPDKIINIHPALLPKYGGKGMYGNKVHETIIAEKETESGITIHFVNEKYDEGNTIFQATTSIENHDTAESLAGKIHELEYKHFPEVIQQILEDNN
- a CDS encoding acyl carrier protein gives rise to the protein MSDIASRVKAIIVDKLGVDENEVVNEASFTNDLGADSLDTVELIMEFEKEFDIQIPDDQAENIATVGQAVSYIEDAKK
- the rnhA gene encoding ribonuclease HI, which translates into the protein MQTPKVHIYTDGAARGNPGPGGFGVVMEWVGKPYKKEYAQGFKLTTNNRMELMAVIVAISKLKNPGTPAKVFTDSKYVADAVNKGWVFNWEKKNFVNRKNTDLWKAFLKVFRRHEVQFQWIKGHNDHPQNERCDALAVMASKGKDLLEDTGYKA
- a CDS encoding PfkB family carbohydrate kinase, with the translated sequence MSKLLIVGTVAFDAIETPFGKTDKILGGAATYIGLSASNFDINSAVVSVVGEDFPDEYLDLLKKNNIDIEGIEIVKGGKTFFWSGKYHNDLNTRDTLDTQLNVLADFNPVVPESHKDAEFVMLGNLHPLVQLSVLEQVENPKLTVLDTMNFWMDNALEDLMKVIEKVDVITINDEEARQLSGEYSLVKAARKIEEMGPKYVVIKKGEHGALLFHKDQIFFAPALPLEEVFDPTGAGDTFAGGFIGYLARTGDISFENMKSAIIYGSNLASFCVEKFGTERMQSLTGEQVDKRLDKFRKLTQFETQLD
- a CDS encoding amidophosphoribosyltransferase — encoded protein: MSDALKHECGIAHIRLLKPLDYYKEKYGTAFYGVNKMYLMMEKQHNRGQDGAGFASIKLNTIPGERYISRVRSNQAQPIQDIFAQINERINDEIKANPEYADDTELQKRYIPYLGEVFLGHVRYGTFGKNSIESVHPFLRQNNWMHRNLIVAGNFNMTNVNKLFNNLVELGQHPKERADTVTVMEKIGHFLDDEVRKLYKKLKKQGYSKVTASPVIAEKLNVAKILRKSSKDWDGGYAMAGLIGHGDSFVLRDPAGIRPAYYYKDDEVVVVASERPVIQTVFNVDFKDVHELPPGNAIITKKNGDVSIKEILEPLERKACSFERIYFSRGSDAEIYEERKMLGRLLMPDVLKSINHDTLKTVFSFIPNTAETSFYGMVEAAQDELNKQKNEAILEEKETLTDARLQEILSHRLRTEKIAIKDVKLRTFITEDSSRDDLVAHVYDVTYGVVKPEDNLVIIDDSIVRGTTLKKSIIKMMDRLKPKKIVVVSSAPQIRYPDCYGIDMARLEGLVAFRAALELLKDNNQYDIVEKVYNKCKEQVDLDDKDVQNFVKEIYDPFTDEEISDKISELLCDEDVNAEVKVIYQTVDNLHLACPKNLGDWYFTGNYPTAGGNRVVNRAFMNFFEGKEGRAY
- the fabF gene encoding beta-ketoacyl-ACP synthase II, with translation MELKRVVVTGLGALTPIGNNLEEYWEGLINGKSGSAPITYFNAEKFKTKFACELKNFNPLDHFDRKEARKLDRFAQYAMVSADEAIQDSGIDLNTVDKYRVGVIWGAGIGGLETFQNEVINFAEGDGSPRFNPFFIPKMIADIAPGNISIKHGFMGANYTTVSACASSANAMIDALNNIRLGHSDIIVSGGSEAAVTLAGMGGFNAMHALSTRNDSPETASRPFDATRDGFVLGEGGGALILEEYEHAKARGAKIYAEVMGGGLSSDAYHMTAPHPEGDGVVAVMKNCLKNAGLKPEDVDAINTHGTSTPLGDVAELKAITKVFGDHAKKININSTKSMTGHLLGAAGAIEAIAAILSMKYGIIPPTINHENIDENIDPELNLTLNKAQKREVNVVMSNTFGFGGHNACVVFKKLDE